ATCTTGTGTCAGAAGAACGTCTTCCCACATTTCAGTATATGCTGTTACTGAAACAAATGCTTCTTCACTAAGCTCTTCGACAGAATCTGCTTTAAATGATTTCAATAGTTTCTGAGAGCCTAAAGACAAAACACCTTTAATATTATCATTAAAGTGCCCTCTAATACAAGCAAAACTTTCGAAATTCCCTGTAAATAATTCTTTGTTTCTCTTTGTTAAATATGGATTAAAATAAGACCAGACTTCCTGACTCCATTGCTTCCCTTTGACATCATATATAATATACGATTGATGATGTTCTTTTTTGAGGGTCATTAGTAGCTGAATTTTTTCATTAATTCCATACTTTTTCTCTTTCCCCACCCCAACAGCTTTCCAAACCTCTTTATCCTTTTGAATCGACCACTGAAAATGGGCATACTTCTTCTTTAATAAAGCCGCTTTGCTCTCAAAAGCCGCTTTTGTTGTTACATCAATTTTCTCTCGATTATAAATTGACCATTCTGTAACCGTTCCTTCTGATTTATGCACCCCGTGAGCAAGCTCTTCAATTGGGTATTTTTCCCCTAAAGCAAAACTCACGTAATTACCATGATATAGGAATATAGCTAGAATGAAAATAGCTAAAAAGACACTATTTTTAAATTTTAACATCCAATTTCTCCCCCTTCTCCTTATCTCTCATTTTTTCCAAATGATAATGTCTCATACGTGAAAAAAATCGACAGAATTCAGAGGAGATTGTCTAACTATATGTCACTATAAACAGAAGGAACATTCTGTCAGCACAATATTAGAAGAAAAGTGATGGTAACGACTGGGACCATGACAAAAAGTCCAGAAAAAAGTTACTAACGCTTGTGCCGATGGCAATTGTAAGAAGCATTAATAAAAGTCGCGCTTGCACAACACGATTAGCTCTAATCATCTTATCAATGGAAAGAGCTTGAAGAGCCCACCATGTTACAACAAGAAAGATAAGATGTGAAAACATCCCAACTAATGCTTGTTGACCAATTGCTTGTAACATATTTTATCATTCCTTTTAAATCCTATTGTTTTTGCATGCTTGAATTGTTAATAAATATAGCTAAAAAAACCTCTAGGGCTTCTACGTTCGTTCCCTAGAGGTTTTTTATGTTAAACGTTACGGCTACCTACTTTAATACGGTTTAAAGCACGTCTTAGAGCAAGTTCAGCACGCTGAATATCAAGGTCAGCTTGCTTGTTAGCTAGCCGCTCTTCCGCACGCTGCTTAGCCTCTTCCGCACGTTTGATATCGATGGCACCTGCTGTCTCTGCTGCCTGTGCTAAAATTGTCACCTGATCCGATCTTACTTCTAGAAAACCGCCGCTTACTGCGATAAAGTCTGTTCCACTTGGTGTGTTAAGTTTTACAGCTCCGATTTTCAACGGTGAGACCATCGGAATATGACCTGGCAAAACACCTAGCTCACCGCCCTGTGTTTTGGCAATGACCATTTCTACATCTTCACTATATACCGGGCCATCAGGAGTTACCACACTGACATTCATCGTCTTCATCTAACACCCTCCTAGGTCCCTATCATTATGCTTGTTGCATTTCTTTTGCTTTTTCAACTACTTCTTCAATGCGTCCAACTAGACGGAAAGCATCTTCCGGAAGATCATCATACTTACCAGCAAGAAGTTCTCCAAACCCTTTAACAGTTTCTTTTACAGGAACATATGAACCTTTTTGACCTGTAAACTGTTCAGCAACGTGGAAGTTTTGAGACAAGAAGAATTGAATGCGACGTGCACGGTGTACTGTTAATTTATCTTCTTCTGAAAGCTCATCCATTCCTAAGATTGCAATGATATCTTGAAGCTCTTTGTAACGCTGTAGAGTTTGCTGAACTTGACGTGCAATATTGTAATGTTCTTCACCTACATATTCAGGTGAAAGTGCACGAGAAGTTGAAGCAAGCGGATCTACCGCTGGATAGATACCCATCTCTGATAACTTACGCTCAAGGTTTGTTGT
This window of the Priestia filamentosa genome carries:
- a CDS encoding YwmB family TATA-box binding protein, which encodes MLKFKNSVFLAIFILAIFLYHGNYVSFALGEKYPIEELAHGVHKSEGTVTEWSIYNREKIDVTTKAAFESKAALLKKKYAHFQWSIQKDKEVWKAVGVGKEKKYGINEKIQLLMTLKKEHHQSYIIYDVKGKQWSQEVWSYFNPYLTKRNKELFTGNFESFACIRGHFNDNIKGVLSLGSQKLLKSFKADSVEELSEEAFVSVTAYTEMWEDVLLTQDQQRMNLQIAIRNQGMGEKTTFVVGTPIITSEY
- a CDS encoding DUF1146 family protein, which produces MLQAIGQQALVGMFSHLIFLVVTWWALQALSIDKMIRANRVVQARLLLMLLTIAIGTSVSNFFLDFLSWSQSLPSLFF
- a CDS encoding F0F1 ATP synthase subunit epsilon — translated: MKTMNVSVVTPDGPVYSEDVEMVIAKTQGGELGVLPGHIPMVSPLKIGAVKLNTPSGTDFIAVSGGFLEVRSDQVTILAQAAETAGAIDIKRAEEAKQRAEERLANKQADLDIQRAELALRRALNRIKVGSRNV